One Aquarana catesbeiana isolate 2022-GZ linkage group LG11, ASM4218655v1, whole genome shotgun sequence genomic window carries:
- the LOC141112113 gene encoding 4-galactosyl-N-acetylglucosaminide 3-alpha-L-fucosyltransferase FUT6-like, which produces MKPAQQSSSRSHYFTIFLIQTLVAFMLFSYNHISNKHVRNEVSIMTTNCTDSAAPSKPELNFTVLLWTWPFGYQFPLEECPKPFGTKCLLTANRSLYNTANAVVFHHRDVCGSRQQMPQMPRPEGQYWVWFTLESPSHNPNLHFMDKLINLTMSYRSDSDIFTPYGWLERNEAAANYTIPKKSHLVAWLVSNWNPNSRRVKFYNDLKNYILIDVYGRQHLPLAREDTNSVIAKYKFYLSFENSIHTDYITEKLWSNAFRSGSVPVVLGPPRENYERFIPPDSFIHVDDFSSAKELASYLLELDKNDQKYQEYFKWRSKLKPVEHVSWIVHYCKACVELQTAPSYRTISSLGKWFT; this is translated from the coding sequence ATGAAGCCAGCACAACAGTCGTCATCACGTTCTCATTATTTTACTATATTTCTCATCCAAACTTTAGTTGCCTTTATGTTATTCAGTTATAATCATATTAGTAATAAACATGTCAGAAATGAGGTTTCCATCATGACCACCAACTGCACAGATTCTGCAGCTCCCTCCAAGCCTGAATTGAATTTCACTGTCTTGTTATGGACGTGGCCATTTGGTTACCAGTTCCCTTTAGAAGAGTGTCCAAAACCCTTTGGTACTAAGTGCCTGCTCACAGCCAACCGTAGCTTATATAACACAGCAAATGCAGTCGTTTTTCATCACAGGGATGTATGTGGATCCAGACAGCAGATGCCACAGATGCCAAGGCCTGAAGGACAATATTGGGTTTGGTTTACCTTGGAATCTCCAAGTCATAATCCAAACCTGCACTTCATGGACAAACTCATCAACCTCACTATGTCCTACCGCAGTGACTCTGATATCTTTACTCCTTATGGATGGTTAGAACGGAATGAAGCTGCTGCTAATTATACAATCCCAAAAAAGTCTCATCTGGTGGCTTGGCTTGTCAGTAACTGGAATCCTAATTCGAGACGGGTCAAGTTTTATAACGACTTAAAGAATTATATACTAATAGATGTTTATGGTCGACAACATCTCCCTTTAGCCAGGGAGGACACAAATTCAGTAATCGCTAAATATAAGTTCTACTTATCCTTTGAGAACTCAATACATACAGACTATATAACAGAAAAACTGTGGAGTAATGCATTTAGGTCAGGAAGTGTCCCTGTGGTTCTTGGCCCACCCCGAGAAAACTATGAGAGATTTATTCCACCTGATTCATTCATTCATGTGGATGACTTCTCCAGTGCAAAAGAGCTGGCTTCCTACCTGCTTGAACTGGACAAAAATGATCAGAAATACCAGGAATACTTCAAATGGAGATCAAAACTGAAGCCAGTGGAACATGTTTCTTGGATTGTGCATTACTGCAAAGCATGTGTAGAACTCCAAACTGCCCCTTCGTATAGAACCATATCAAGTCTTGGTAAATGGTTCACATGA